The Natrinema amylolyticum genome includes the window GCCGACGAGTTCGAGAACGGCTCCATCGAGATCACCGACATCGAGCAGGGTGGCGAGTACAACGTGACGATCGAACCGACCGACGGTCAGTTCGAGCCGGTCGAAGATCAGTTCGACATGACCGGGCCGGTCAGCGAAACCTACCAGCTCGAGATGAACGCAACGGAAAGTACTGCCAATGAAAGCGAAACGAACGACGGAGGTGGGGCCTGATGAGTGACCTTCCGCCGATGCGGTCGGTCAAGCGCTGGTTGGTCACGACCAATCACAAGGACGTCGGCATTCTCTACATATCGACGGCGTTGTTCTTCCTCGTCTTCGGTGGCGTCCTCGCGCTGCTGTTCCGCACCCACCTGTGGGAAGCCGGCGGTACGGGGCTGCTCACGAACGACCAGTACTACCAGTCCGTCACTGCTCACGGACTCATAATGGTATTCTGGTTCCTGTCACCGGTTGCGAGCGGATTCGCGAATTACTTTGTGCCGCTTCAGATCGGCGCAAAAGACCTCGCGTTCCCCCGCCTGAACGCCCTGAGTTACTGGTTCTATCTGTTCTCGGGGATTCTGCTGGGGATCTCGTTCTTCCAGGGTGGCTCGTTCTCCGGCGGTTGGACGATGTACGCCCCGCTGAACGTGCCGACATATACGGGCGCGATGCAGGCAGTGACTGGCGGAAACGCGACGGTTCTCGCACTGACCCTGTTCGTCATCTCGATCACGATCGGGTCGGTGAACTTCCTCGTGACCATGCATCGGTCCCGTGCTGAAGGGCTCGGCCTGTGGAACATGCCGATGTTCTCCTGGTCGTGGCTGCTTACCGTCTGGATGATGCTGTTCGCGTTCGCGGCGCTGCTGGCAGCGCTCCTGTTGCTGTCGGTCGACCGCCTGTTCCTCACACAGTACTTCGCGACCGACCAGGGATCGGGCCTCCTGTGGGCGCACGTCTTCTGGTTCTTCGGTCATCCGGAGGTGTACATCGTCTTCTTCCCCGCGCTCGGGATCATGTTCGAAATCTTCCAGACGTTCACCGGGCGACGGCTCGTCGGCCGCAAGTGGGTCATCATCGCGATGGTCCTCGTCGCGGTGCAGTCGTTCCTCGTCTGGATGCACCACATGTTCCTGTCGACGATCAATCTCCCGATCAAGACGCTGTTCATGGCGACGACGATCGGGATTTCGCTGCCCTTCGACCTGATGGTCTTCTCGCTGATCTACACGATGGTCAAAGGGCGCGTTCGCTTTACCACGCCGTTCCTGTTCTCGCTGGGTGCGCTCGTGTTGTTCATCCTCGGCGGGATCACCGGCGTCTTCCTCGGTGCCGTCGTGCTCGACTACGAGTTCCGGGGCACCTACTGGGTCGTCGCTCACTTCCACTACGTGATGGTCTCCGGCGTCACCGCGCTGTTCGGCGGCCTCTACTACTGGTGGCCCAAGATCACCGGCAAGATGTACTCCGAGCGACTCGGGAAGCTCAGCTTCGCGGTCTACTTCCTCGGCTTCAACCTGCTGTACTTCCCGATGTTCCTCGCGTGGGAGACGCCACGCCGTGTCTTCCACTACGCCGAGAGCGCACAGATCTATCACCAGCTGGCGACCGTCGGGGCGTTCGTCCTCGGACTGGGTGTCCTTCTCGTGTTCGTCACGCTCGCGAAGAGTCTGATCACCGGCCCCGCTGCGCCGGACAATCCGTGGACCTACTCGCGAACCGCCGAGTGGGCGATTCCCTCGCCGCCGCCGCTCGAGAACTGGCCCGACCGACCCAGCTACGCCAGCGGCAAGCTCGAGTTCGTCGACGACGCCGCGACCGCGACCGACGGCGGTGTCGCACAGGAAGCCACCGCTCCGGCGGCCACGGCACACGAGGAGGAACACGCCGACCACGCCAGCATCTGGCCGCTCGGCATCGGTGCCGCGACCTTCACGTTCTTCCTCGGACTCAGCGGCATCACGCCGTACGTCTTCTCGTTCGTCGAGTCACACATCCACAGCGACGTCGGTAGCTTCGTGACCCTCGACTCGGCGCCCGCACAGAACGTCATCTATCCGGTCCTCGTGGTGCTCGGACTGGGAATGATGGCCGTCACGCTGTTCCAATTCGGTCGCGAGCAGTTCGACGCGCCCGAGATGGCCGTCGCCGAGCGCTGGCCGTTCGGCGGCGTCAGCAACGAGAAGATGGGCGTCTGGGTCTTCCTGGCCTCGGACGTCGTCGTCTTCGGTGCCGCGATCGGCGCGTACGTGTTCATGCGCATCCACATGGGATGGAGCAACTGGCACCTCGACTCGATCACCATGGCCGGCCTGTTCAACACGTACGTCCTGCTGACCTCGAGTTTCACGGTCATCCTCGCACACGTGATGGCCGAACGCGAGAACAAGAAGGGGCTGCTCGGCGCGCTGAGCGTGACGGTCCTGCTCGGACTCGTGTTCATGGGCGTCAAAGCCTTCGAGTACAGCAGCAAGTTCGCCAACGATCACTACTGGTTCAGCGGGATCGAGTACTCGATTTACTTCGTGACGACCGGCCTGCACGCGCTGCACGTCCTCCTCGGGCTGTTGATCGCGCTGTTCATGATCTACCGCGTCGTCTCGGTCGACGCCTACCTCGAGGATCACATGCCGGTCGAGTTCTTCGGGCTCTACTGGCACTTCGTCGACATCGTGTGGGTCTTCCTGTTCCCACTGTTCTACCTGATGTAGCGCTCCGCCGCTACACGGGCTTCCGTTTTCGTTCGGTTTGTGTTCTGGTCCGCGACCGATACCAGCGGATGGTGACCGACATCAGTCCTCTCGATCGAAGACGATACGGAGCGCGTTCCGTACTGGCAGGAGTGACACGTGCGTGACGTCGCCGATCAGTCGCGCTATCGTCGCCGCGCAGTGGCCGGAGTTCTCAGTCACTCGTTGTCGGACGAATAGCTGCGGTCCCGTCTCACCGACTCATCGGAGTCGGATCCGGTTTCGACGATATCTCGGTCGTCGTCGACGGATCTGACTGTCGCTACCGTCGACTCGGATCGGACGCGTCACCGCGTCCCGATTCGGTGCCGAGCCAAGAGAGTGAGAACCAGACTGACCGCGACGAGGACGACGCTGCCGGCGAGGACCGGAATCGGGAGTGGGCCGGATTCCTCGGTCGGGTCGGGATCGCTCGAATTCGCTACCGTCGGTTCGGTCGTTCCGCGGGCGGTAACGAGCGCGTCGGCGGCGACTCTGGCGTCGACGATCCCGTGCCCGTAGCGGGTATCGGTCGGTTCGCGGCTCCCGATCGTCGTCTCCCCAGTGGCCGCATTGCCCTCGGGCACTCGAGCCGTTTCGGTCAGCGTCGTCGTGATTTCGTCGGGAGAAGCGTCGGGCTCGACTGAGAGGAGTAACGCGGCCGTTCCGGAGACGTGGGGCGTCGCCATCGACGTTCCCGGCATCGACTGGTAGCCACCGCCCGGGGCGGCGCTCGTGACTGCAACGCCGGGTGCGACGACGTCGGGGACGACGTACGACGACGGCGCTCCCCAGTCGGTCGGCGCTCCCGTCCAGTCGGTTCGGTTGATCCGCTGTCCGCCGGAGAACGAGGGGACGACACCGGCTCGATCGACCGCGCCCACGCTGATCGTCTCGTAGACATTCCCGGGAGAGCCCGACGTTTCCGCTCCGTCGTTTCCGGTCGCCCCGACGACGACCGCGCCGCTCTCTCGCGCGTTTCGAACCGGATCGATAAAGGGCGCGTGTTTCCCGGTCGCACCGAGGCTCAGACTGATCACGTCGGCGTCCTCCCGAACGGCCCACTCCATACCGGCGACGACCTGCGCGAACGACCCGCTCGTCCCGCCCAATACGAGCCCGTGAAGCAACTCCGCCTCGGGCGCGACGCCGATCGCGGTACCGCTCGCCGATCCGCCGGTGACCGTTCCGCTGACGTGTGTTCCGTGCGTTCCCGTATCGTGTGGCGTCGAGCCCACGACGCGTCCGCCGGTCGCATCGAACTCCGCCCAGCCGCCGGGATAGGTCGGATCCGACGGATCGTCCGTCGCGAGTTCGAGGTCCGGGTGGCTGACGTCGACCCCGGTGTCGAGCACCGCGACCCGGACGCCCTCGCCCCGCGTGTCGTAGGCGTCCCAGACGGCGGACGCGTTCACCTGTGCGAGTCCGGTCGTCGTCGGTCGCTCACCGACCGCCGACGCGGCGGCTCCCGACGCCGTCGCGTTCACGCGATCCGGCGGCTCCGGAACGGACACCTCGAAGTTCTCGTGGACGGCCTCGACCGCGCCGAACCGTTCGAAGACCTCGTAGTCGACGGTATCGGTATCGACCTCGAGCAACACGGCATTGGTCAGCCAGAACGTCTCTTCGACCACTAGCCCGTCTCTCTCCCGTACGTACTCGAGGAGCGGCTCCTGCGTCGACTCGGCGTGGGTCTCGAGCCGGCGCTCCGCCGCGGTCTCGCTCGCGCTCGCAGGGATGCTCGCCTCCTCGAGCCGAACGACGACCTCGACGGTCGGTCCGTTCGTGGGAAGGTCGCCGTCGACGGTGATCGAGTCCTCGGCGGGTTCCTGCGTGACACCGACGACGCCCGCTCCG containing:
- a CDS encoding cbb3-type cytochrome c oxidase subunit I, translating into MSDLPPMRSVKRWLVTTNHKDVGILYISTALFFLVFGGVLALLFRTHLWEAGGTGLLTNDQYYQSVTAHGLIMVFWFLSPVASGFANYFVPLQIGAKDLAFPRLNALSYWFYLFSGILLGISFFQGGSFSGGWTMYAPLNVPTYTGAMQAVTGGNATVLALTLFVISITIGSVNFLVTMHRSRAEGLGLWNMPMFSWSWLLTVWMMLFAFAALLAALLLLSVDRLFLTQYFATDQGSGLLWAHVFWFFGHPEVYIVFFPALGIMFEIFQTFTGRRLVGRKWVIIAMVLVAVQSFLVWMHHMFLSTINLPIKTLFMATTIGISLPFDLMVFSLIYTMVKGRVRFTTPFLFSLGALVLFILGGITGVFLGAVVLDYEFRGTYWVVAHFHYVMVSGVTALFGGLYYWWPKITGKMYSERLGKLSFAVYFLGFNLLYFPMFLAWETPRRVFHYAESAQIYHQLATVGAFVLGLGVLLVFVTLAKSLITGPAAPDNPWTYSRTAEWAIPSPPPLENWPDRPSYASGKLEFVDDAATATDGGVAQEATAPAATAHEEEHADHASIWPLGIGAATFTFFLGLSGITPYVFSFVESHIHSDVGSFVTLDSAPAQNVIYPVLVVLGLGMMAVTLFQFGREQFDAPEMAVAERWPFGGVSNEKMGVWVFLASDVVVFGAAIGAYVFMRIHMGWSNWHLDSITMAGLFNTYVLLTSSFTVILAHVMAERENKKGLLGALSVTVLLGLVFMGVKAFEYSSKFANDHYWFSGIEYSIYFVTTGLHALHVLLGLLIALFMIYRVVSVDAYLEDHMPVEFFGLYWHFVDIVWVFLFPLFYLM
- a CDS encoding S8 family serine peptidase, with translation MPSDRHGTVPILTVVLVACLLPISVLAPAALGAGVVGVTQEPAEDSITVDGDLPTNGPTVEVVVRLEEASIPASASETAAERRLETHAESTQEPLLEYVRERDGLVVEETFWLTNAVLLEVDTDTVDYEVFERFGAVEAVHENFEVSVPEPPDRVNATASGAAASAVGERPTTTGLAQVNASAVWDAYDTRGEGVRVAVLDTGVDVSHPDLELATDDPSDPTYPGGWAEFDATGGRVVGSTPHDTGTHGTHVSGTVTGGSASGTAIGVAPEAELLHGLVLGGTSGSFAQVVAGMEWAVREDADVISLSLGATGKHAPFIDPVRNARESGAVVVGATGNDGAETSGSPGNVYETISVGAVDRAGVVPSFSGGQRINRTDWTGAPTDWGAPSSYVVPDVVAPGVAVTSAAPGGGYQSMPGTSMATPHVSGTAALLLSVEPDASPDEITTTLTETARVPEGNAATGETTIGSREPTDTRYGHGIVDARVAADALVTARGTTEPTVANSSDPDPTEESGPLPIPVLAGSVVLVAVSLVLTLLARHRIGTR